A genomic window from Vicia villosa cultivar HV-30 ecotype Madison, WI unplaced genomic scaffold, Vvil1.0 scaffold8, whole genome shotgun sequence includes:
- the LOC131643247 gene encoding uncharacterized protein LOC131643247 has translation MVTRLKFDEMQNIVSKTGFKNMFPIDCRGSSKGRAGEDNNPWAFLGLYGFSEEHRKRNTRQLVQDVCRELGDCLIILGNFNDVVKDCEKVGGIGELYLNSLGAGMQLNNVAYRILVLLVTLSLGRMADRGMKISNVWRANGNTFTHKTKVIQELSSLFKEYRSGSVEKEIRKLESLLKEERRSVTNVEEIQKFKTLERQRGKLLGIEETLWRQRSRATWLMDEDRNTKFFHNKANQQRKTNTIKRLKDKNGI, from the exons ATGGTAACTAGATTAAAGTTTGACGAGATGCAAAATATTGTTTCGAAAACTGGTTTTAAGAACATGTTTCCTATTGATTGTAGAGGTTCAAGCAAAGGAAGAGCTG GTGAAGACAACAATCCATGGGCCTTTCTTGGTTTGTATGGTTTCTCAGAAGAACACCGAAAAAGAAATACTAGGCAGCTGGTGCAGGATGTTTGCAGAGAGTTGGGTGACTGTCTGATTATTCTTGGCAACTTCAACGATGTTGTTAAAGATTGCGAGAAAGTGGGTGGAATTGGAGAACTTTATCTCAACTCTCTTGGGGCAGGAATGCAATTAAACAATGTGGCTTACAGGATATTAGTTTTACTGGTTACCCTTTCACTTGGTCGAATGGCAGACAGGGGAATGAAAATATCCAAT GTATGGAGGGCTAATGGAAACACTTTTACTCACAAAACCAAAGTTATCCAGGAACTTTCATCTCTGTTTAAGGAGTACAGGTCTGGGAGTGTGGAAAAGGAAATTAGGAAATTAGAATCCCTATTGAAGGAGGAAAGGAGATCGGTGACGAATGTTGAGGAGATCCAGAAATTTAAAACTCTTGAGAGACAAAGGGGTAAGTTGTTGGGAATTGAAGAAACTCTGTGGAGGCAAAGGAGCAGAGCCACGTGGTTGATGGATGAAGATCGCAATACAAAATTCTTCCACAACAAAGCTAATCAACAAAGGAAAACCAATACAATCAAAAGGCTGAAAGACAAGAATGGCATCTAG
- the LOC131643272 gene encoding pentatricopeptide repeat-containing protein At5g50280, chloroplastic-like — MFLTLINHKLSLSSSSYCFFYLQPSISPNTHTKPSFPIHSHKTPLSSLSLSPTTSPNSSTTQNPIFLPYFDQHEQEQNTKEEEENQQSYDPDDPIYKFFKTRTRVPSQNPGKQGKLFLQRNRRTTWHLASDDFHEEEEISLLVEDDKEMGSQKKESSSLPEGVVGEILHLARNLPQNLTLEEALGEYEKRVNTKECLEVLEILGKEHLVVCCLYFFQWMRSQEPSLVTPRVFTVLFPLLGRAKMGDKLMVLFRNLPSNKEFRNVRVYNAAISGLLSDDRYEDAWKVYESMETDNVFPDHVTCSIMIIVMRKLGRSAKDAWQFFEKMNKKGIRLGEEVLGALIKSFCVEGLVSEALIIQSEMEKKGISSNAIVYNTLMDAYCKSNCVEEAEGLFVEMKAKGIKPTAVTFNILMHAYSRRMQPKIVENLLSEMQDFGLKPNANSYTCLISAYGRQKKMSDMAYDVFLKMKKVGIKPTSHSYTAVIHAYSASGWYEKAYAAFENMIREGIKPSIETYTTLLDAFRRAGDTETLMKIWKLMMSEKVKGTEVTFNILVDGFAKQGLFMEARDVISEFGKIGLRPTVMTYNMLMNAYARGGLDSKLPQLLKEMEALKIRPDSVTYSTMLYAFVRVRDYKRAFFYHKQMVKSGQVMDISSYRKLRDILDVKAADKNKSDKVTLLGAINKKMGIMKTKRKKDEFWKYKTRHVKKP; from the exons ATGTTTCTCACTCTCATAAACCATAAactctctctttcttcttcttcttattgctTCTTCTATCTTCAACCTTCCATTTCACCCAACACTCACACTAAACCCTCTTTCCCCATTCACTCACACAAAACCCCACTTTCATCACTATCCCTTTCTCCAACTACATCTCCAAACTCTTCAACTACACAAAACCCCATTTTTCTCCCATATTTCGACCAGCACGAACAAGAGCAAaacacaaaagaagaagaagaaaatcaacaaTCCTATGACCCAGATGATCCAATCTACAAATTCTTCAAAACCCGCACAAGGGTTCCATCTCAAAACCCGGGAAAACAAGGAAAGTTGTTCCTTCAGAGAAATCGTCGTACAACATGGCACCTTGCTTCAGATGATTTtcacgaagaagaagaaatctCTTTGTTGGTTGAAGACGACAAAGAAATGGGGTCTCAAAAGAAGGAATCATCATCACTGCCTGAAGGTGTTGTTGGGGAAATTCTTCATCTTGCAAGGAATTTGCCACAGAATTTGACTCTAGAGGAAGCTTTGGGAGAGTATGAAAAAAGGGTCAATACGAAAGAGTGTTTAGAGGTTTTGGAAATACTTGGGAAAGAGCACCTTGTGGTGTGTTGTTTGTATTTCTTTCAGTGGATGAGGTCACAGGAACCATCACTTGTTACTCCAAGGGTTTTCACTGTGTTGTTCCCTTTGTTGGGAAGAGCAAAGATGGGTGATAAGTTGATGGTTTTGTTCAGAAACTTGCCGTCTAATAAGGAGTTCAGAAATGTTCGTGTTTATAATGCTGCAATTTCAGGCCTTCTCTCTGATGACAG ATACGAAGATGCTTGGAAGGTTTATGAGTCGATGGAAACAGATAATGTTTTTCCAGATCATGTGACTTGCTCTATTATGATTATTGTTATGAGAAAACTTGGGCGTAGTGCAAAAGATGCATGGCAGTTTTTCgagaaaatgaataaaaaaggAATCCGATTGGGCGAAGAAGTCCTCGGTGCACTGATAAAGTCATTTTGTGTTGAGGGTCTGGTGAGTGAAGCTCTCATCATTCAATCTGAAATGGAGAAGAAAGGGATTTCTTCAAATGCAATTGTGTACAACACTCTGATGGATGCATATTGTAAATCAAATTGCGTAGAAGAAGCCGAAGGCCTTTTTGTCGAGATGAAAGCTAAAGGGATTAAACCAACCGCAGTTACCTTCAACATTCTAATGCATGCATACAGCCGAAGAATGCAACCTAAGATTGTAGAGAATCTGCTGTCAGAAATGCAGGATTTTGGCTTAAAGCCAAATGCCAATTCATATACTTGTCTAATCAGCGCGTATGGAAGGCAGAAAAAGATGAGCGACATGGCTTACGATGTattcttgaagatgaagaaagtCGGAATAAAACCCACTTCACATTCCTATACAGCAGTGATCCATGCTTATTCAGCTAGTGGCTGGTACGAGAAAGCTTATGCTGCATTTGAAAACATGATCAGAGAAGGTATCAAACCTTCAATAGAAACCTACACTACTTTACTAGATGCGTTCAGACGAGCTGGTGACACTGAAACATTGATGAAAATATGGAAGCTGATGATGAGCGAGAAAGTTAAAGGAACAGAAGTTACATTCAACATTCTTGTTGATGGCTTTGCTAAACAAGGTCTCTTCATGGAAGCAAGAGATGTGATATCTGAATTCGGGAAGATTGGATTGCGACCAACGGTGATGACCTATAATATGCTGATGAATGCATATGCACGAGGAGGGTTAGACTCGAAGCTGCCGCAGTTGTTGAAAGAGATGGAAGCTCTTAAGATAAGACCAGATTCGGTAACATATTCAACTATGTTATACGCCTTTGTCCGTGTTCGAGACTACAAGCGGGCGTTTTTTTATCACAAGCAGATGGTCAAAAGTGGGCAGGTGATGGATATCAGTTCTTACAGGAAGCTACGGGACATTCTTGATGTCAAAGCCGCAGACAAAAACAAGAGTGATAAGGTAACCTTGCTTGGTGCAATTAACAAAAAGATGGGCATTATGAAAACCAAGAGGAAAAAAGATGAGTTTTGGAAGTACAAGACGAGACATGTAAAAAAACCTTAG